A single window of Chloroflexota bacterium DNA harbors:
- a CDS encoding transposase — protein MSDESATIVQRYEPGKCHRRSIRLKNYDYSQAGAYFITVCTQGRECLFGGIADGEVRMNEYGEIVHQEWLQAAILRPSVELDAFVVMPNHVHGIVVLRDGGRGTLQRAPTLERFGKPTSSSIPTIVRLFKSVSTRRINATRQTPGAAVWQRNYYEHVIRNENELKEIREYIMNNPLKWELDEENPDNAKCGGLMKHGR, from the coding sequence ATGTCCGATGAATCAGCCACCATTGTCCAGAGATACGAACCTGGGAAATGCCATCGGAGGTCTATCCGATTAAAGAATTACGATTATTCGCAAGCAGGGGCGTATTTTATAACCGTTTGCACACAAGGTCGGGAGTGTTTATTCGGTGGAATAGCCGATGGGGAAGTACGAATGAACGAATACGGGGAAATCGTGCACCAGGAATGGTTACAAGCAGCCATCCTTCGCCCCAGTGTGGAATTGGATGCCTTTGTGGTAATGCCGAACCACGTGCATGGAATTGTTGTGTTGCGTGACGGTGGTAGGGGCACGTTGCAACGTGCCCCTACGTTGGAACGATTCGGCAAACCGACATCGAGTTCCATTCCGACGATCGTCCGTTTATTCAAATCGGTGAGCACTAGACGCATCAATGCCACACGTCAGACGCCGGGAGCCGCGGTGTGGCAACGCAATTATTACGAACATGTGATACGAAATGAAAACGAGCTGAAGGAAATAAGAGAATATATCATGAATAACCCTTTGAAGTGGGAATTAGACGAGGAAAATCCTGACAATGCAAAATGTGGGGGGTTGATGAAGCATGGCCGATGA